One part of the Streptomyces lydicus genome encodes these proteins:
- a CDS encoding O-methyltransferase, producing the protein MAESKSAPITSELYDYVLAHNPPLSDEQRSLVELTHRKFPESAGMQSAEEQGPLLAFLVRLIGARRVVEVGTFTGYSALSMAQALPEDGTLIACDISEEWTAYGREAWARAGVADRIDLRIAPALETLQAMPAEPHLDLAYLDADKGGYIGYWEELVPRMRPGGLIVADNVLFHGEVTDPAATGSARAIRAFNDHVAADRRMEAVLLTVADGLTLARKR; encoded by the coding sequence GTGGCTGAGTCCAAGAGCGCACCGATCACTTCGGAGCTGTACGACTACGTCCTCGCCCACAACCCGCCGCTGTCCGACGAGCAGCGGAGCCTTGTGGAGCTCACCCACCGGAAGTTCCCCGAGTCGGCCGGGATGCAGTCAGCGGAGGAGCAGGGGCCGCTGCTCGCCTTCCTCGTGCGGCTGATCGGGGCCCGGCGCGTCGTCGAGGTGGGCACGTTCACCGGCTACTCGGCGCTGTCCATGGCCCAGGCGCTGCCCGAGGACGGCACGCTGATCGCCTGCGACATCTCCGAGGAGTGGACGGCCTACGGGCGGGAGGCATGGGCGAGGGCCGGCGTCGCGGACCGTATCGACCTGCGGATCGCGCCCGCGCTGGAGACGCTGCAGGCGATGCCGGCCGAGCCGCACCTCGACCTCGCCTACCTCGACGCGGACAAGGGCGGCTACATCGGCTACTGGGAGGAGCTGGTGCCGCGGATGCGGCCAGGGGGACTGATCGTCGCGGACAACGTCCTGTTCCACGGCGAGGTCACCGACCCGGCCGCGACCGGTTCGGCCCGGGCGATCCGGGCCTTCAACGACCACGTCGCGGCGGACCGGCGGATGGAGGCGGTGCTGCTCACCGTGGCGGACGGCCTGACGCTGGCGCGCAAGCGGTAA
- a CDS encoding sugar kinase has translation MTGHAADAERAGRGGGRALPGPAAGPEVFTFGETMVALRGSGPLKLGGTMQVSVAGAESNVAIGLARLGHAVRWAGAVGDDEAGALVLRTLRAEGVEVSGAALDPGAPTGLLLFEPRLPEVTRVHYYRAGSAGSRLTADAVEDAFAAAPPRVLHLTGITPALSATARSAAARALRLARGHGSLVCLDVNFRARLWTAEEATAVLREWVPSVDVLIASDDELPLCLPDGPAARDGATGPPTTGPAAAGAAAAELDARAEALLDLGVGEVVVKRGAAGATVFGRDLPDGPLHRPATPVRAVDAVGAGDAFVAGYLSALLDGEGPAGRLERAVTTGAFAVASHGDWEGAPTRAELGMLGAPPGTVVR, from the coding sequence ATGACGGGGCACGCGGCCGACGCGGAACGAGCCGGGCGCGGGGGTGGCCGGGCGCTGCCCGGGCCGGCGGCGGGCCCGGAGGTGTTCACGTTCGGCGAGACCATGGTCGCCCTGCGCGGCAGCGGCCCCTTGAAGCTCGGCGGCACGATGCAGGTGTCCGTCGCCGGTGCGGAGAGCAATGTCGCGATCGGCCTGGCCCGGCTCGGGCACGCGGTCCGCTGGGCCGGTGCGGTCGGTGACGACGAGGCCGGCGCGCTGGTCCTCCGTACGCTGCGGGCCGAGGGCGTCGAGGTGTCCGGCGCCGCCCTCGATCCCGGCGCCCCGACCGGGCTGCTGCTCTTCGAGCCGCGGCTGCCCGAGGTCACGCGGGTGCACTACTACCGGGCCGGTTCGGCCGGCTCGCGGCTCACGGCCGACGCCGTCGAGGACGCGTTCGCGGCCGCCCCGCCGCGCGTCCTGCACCTGACGGGCATCACCCCGGCGCTGAGCGCGACGGCCCGCTCGGCGGCCGCCCGGGCCCTCCGACTGGCGCGCGGGCACGGTTCGTTGGTCTGCCTCGACGTGAACTTCCGCGCGCGGCTGTGGACGGCCGAGGAGGCCACCGCGGTACTGCGCGAGTGGGTGCCGTCCGTAGATGTGCTGATCGCCTCCGACGACGAGCTGCCGCTGTGCCTCCCCGACGGACCGGCCGCGCGGGACGGGGCCACCGGGCCGCCCACCACCGGCCCGGCGGCCGCCGGCGCCGCTGCCGCCGAACTCGACGCCCGGGCCGAGGCGCTGCTGGACCTGGGCGTCGGAGAGGTCGTGGTCAAACGGGGCGCGGCGGGCGCGACGGTCTTCGGCCGGGACCTCCCCGACGGCCCGCTGCACCGGCCCGCCACGCCCGTACGGGCGGTGGACGCCGTCGGCGCGGGCGACGCGTTCGTGGCGGGGTACCTCTCGGCGCTGCTGGACGGCGAGGGGCCGGCCGGGCGCCTGGAGCGGGCGGTCACCACCGGTGCGTTCGCGGTCGCCTCGCACGGTGACTGGGAGGGCGCGCCGACCCGCGCCGAGCTGGGCATGCTGGGCGCACCGCCCGGGACCGTCGTGCGCTGA
- a CDS encoding TerD family protein, producing the protein MSFLGNLWRGGAQKYDFDSGGASYVVELTKRSPVISLTKQGAASGHLRVNLHWQMRTSDLHERGGQGRGGLLRHPGKLFKPEVVQAQGPAVVNVDLDLACLYELKDGTKGVAQPLGNFLGDLNGPPFVQLSGDDRFGSGSGETLYINLDHRDEIKRCLIFVYIYDGTPAFDRTHAVVTLYPSSGPRVEVKLDERAPQARSCAVFMLDNTKGELTVRREVKYVYGFQAELDRLYGWGLQWGRGYKSKV; encoded by the coding sequence GTGTCGTTCCTGGGGAATCTGTGGCGCGGTGGCGCGCAGAAGTACGACTTCGACAGTGGCGGGGCGTCCTACGTCGTCGAGCTGACCAAACGCAGTCCGGTCATCTCGCTGACCAAACAGGGCGCGGCCTCCGGCCATCTGCGGGTCAATCTGCACTGGCAGATGCGGACCTCCGACCTCCACGAGCGGGGCGGACAGGGCAGGGGCGGGCTGCTGCGGCACCCGGGCAAGCTGTTCAAGCCCGAGGTCGTCCAGGCGCAGGGACCGGCCGTGGTCAACGTCGACCTCGACCTGGCCTGCCTGTACGAGCTGAAGGACGGCACCAAGGGCGTGGCGCAGCCGCTGGGCAACTTCCTGGGGGACCTCAACGGGCCGCCGTTCGTCCAGCTCAGCGGCGACGACCGGTTCGGTTCGGGGTCCGGCGAGACGCTGTACATCAACCTGGACCACCGCGACGAGATCAAGCGGTGCCTGATCTTCGTCTACATCTACGACGGCACGCCGGCCTTCGACCGTACGCATGCCGTCGTGACGCTCTACCCGAGCAGCGGGCCGCGGGTGGAGGTCAAGCTGGACGAGCGGGCGCCGCAGGCCCGGTCCTGTGCCGTGTTCATGCTGGACAACACCAAGGGCGAGCTGACGGTGCGCCGCGAGGTGAAGTACGTCTACGGCTTCCAGGCGGAGTTGGACCGGCTGTACGGCTGGGGACTGCAGTGGGGCCGGGGCTACAAGTCGAAGGTCTGA
- a CDS encoding HpcH/HpaI aldolase/citrate lyase family protein — MRHFGHLPPDIRKALFHQEPAEFTADSPARTLAVALGATLYSPATRPRLAADVTKQAARGVLSMVLCLEDSIGDGDVEAAEENLVRQLALLDEAAADGAALPLLFIRVRTAAQIPDLVRRMGPAAHRLSGFVLPKFTEERGVPFLEALTAAESACDRRLFAMPVLESPQLLHLESRAETLQGIARTVDKYRDRVLALRLGVTDFCSAYGLRRAPDMTAYDVRIVASVIADVVNVLGRADGTGFTVTGPVWEYFRLQERMFKPQLRRSPFLGRAEELRTALIEHDMDGLLREIELDRANGLQGKTCIHPTHVAPVHALSVVSHEEFSDAMDILRPERCDGGVLRSAYTNKMNEVKPHRAWAERTLLRAEAFGVAREGIGFVELLTASLPQT; from the coding sequence ATGCGTCATTTTGGGCACCTTCCGCCCGACATCCGGAAGGCACTGTTCCACCAGGAGCCCGCGGAGTTCACCGCCGACTCCCCGGCCCGCACGCTGGCGGTAGCCCTCGGCGCCACGCTCTACAGCCCCGCCACCCGTCCGCGGCTCGCCGCCGACGTCACCAAACAGGCCGCGCGTGGCGTGCTGTCCATGGTCCTGTGCCTGGAGGACTCCATAGGGGACGGGGATGTCGAGGCCGCCGAGGAGAACCTCGTCCGGCAGCTCGCCCTGCTCGACGAGGCGGCCGCGGACGGCGCGGCCCTCCCGCTGCTGTTCATCCGCGTCCGCACGGCGGCCCAAATCCCGGACCTGGTACGCCGGATGGGGCCGGCGGCGCACAGGCTGTCCGGATTCGTACTTCCGAAATTCACCGAAGAGCGCGGAGTCCCGTTCCTCGAAGCGCTGACCGCCGCGGAGTCCGCCTGCGACCGGCGGCTGTTCGCCATGCCCGTGCTGGAGTCACCGCAGCTGCTCCACCTGGAGAGCCGCGCCGAGACCCTGCAGGGCATCGCCCGGACCGTCGACAAGTACCGCGACCGGGTCCTCGCCCTGCGGCTCGGCGTCACCGACTTCTGCTCCGCCTACGGCCTGCGCAGAGCCCCCGACATGACGGCCTACGACGTCCGGATCGTCGCCTCCGTGATCGCCGACGTGGTGAACGTCCTCGGACGCGCCGACGGCACGGGCTTCACGGTCACCGGCCCGGTCTGGGAGTACTTCCGGCTGCAGGAGCGGATGTTCAAGCCACAGCTGCGACGCTCCCCGTTCCTCGGACGCGCCGAGGAACTGCGCACCGCGCTGATCGAGCACGACATGGACGGTCTGCTGCGCGAGATCGAACTGGACCGCGCCAACGGCCTCCAGGGCAAGACCTGCATCCACCCCACGCACGTCGCACCGGTGCACGCCCTCTCGGTCGTCAGCCACGAGGAGTTCAGCGACGCCATGGACATCCTGCGGCCGGAACGGTGCGACGGCGGGGTCCTGCGCTCCGCCTACACCAACAAGATGAACGAGGTGAAGCCGCACCGGGCCTGGGCCGAGCGGACCCTGCTGCGGGCCGAGGCTTTCGGGGTCGCGCGCGAGGGCATCGGCTTCGTGGAACTGCTGACGGCAAGCCTGCCGCAGACCTGA
- a CDS encoding FmdB family zinc ribbon protein: protein MPRYEYRCRPCGATFELNRPMAESSAPAVCPEGHEDTVKLLSTVAVGGSASAPAPAPSGGGGGCCGGGCCG, encoded by the coding sequence ATGCCTCGTTACGAATACCGGTGCCGCCCCTGTGGCGCCACCTTCGAGCTGAACCGGCCGATGGCCGAGTCCTCCGCCCCGGCCGTCTGCCCCGAGGGCCACGAGGACACCGTGAAGCTGCTCTCCACGGTCGCCGTCGGCGGCTCCGCGAGCGCCCCGGCCCCCGCCCCGAGCGGCGGGGGCGGCGGTTGTTGCGGAGGCGGCTGCTGCGGCTAG
- a CDS encoding HAD family hydrolase: MSGRPLAHHHPSPEALRAAPLLVASDLDRTLIYSAPALGLTMPDAEAPRLLCVETYEHKPLSYMTETAAGLLAELAGRTTFVPTTTRTAEQYRRIHLPGPAPEFAICANGGRLLVHGEPDPDWQRTVAERLASQCAPLDEVRAHLVRTADPAWLLKERVAEDLFAYLVVERPLLPGTWVRDLTGWAGERGWTVSLQGRKIYAVPGPLTKSAAVAEVARRTGASVVLAAGDSLLDADLLLAADRGWRPGHGELADSGWHAPHVTALDERGVAAGEEITRAFLRAAADPGDGRTPAPGAAAVGG; the protein is encoded by the coding sequence ATGAGCGGCCGGCCCCTCGCCCACCACCACCCTTCCCCGGAAGCACTGCGCGCTGCCCCTCTTCTGGTCGCCAGCGATCTCGACCGCACCCTGATCTACTCGGCCCCGGCGCTCGGACTCACCATGCCCGACGCCGAGGCCCCGCGGCTGCTCTGCGTCGAGACGTACGAACACAAACCGCTGTCCTACATGACGGAGACGGCGGCCGGACTGCTCGCCGAACTCGCCGGCCGCACCACCTTCGTCCCGACCACCACCCGCACCGCCGAGCAGTACCGGCGCATCCATCTCCCCGGCCCGGCACCGGAGTTCGCGATCTGCGCCAACGGCGGACGGCTCCTGGTGCACGGCGAGCCGGACCCGGACTGGCAGCGCACCGTCGCCGAACGGCTCGCCTCGCAGTGCGCGCCCCTGGACGAGGTCCGTGCGCACCTCGTCCGCACCGCCGACCCGGCCTGGCTGCTCAAGGAACGGGTCGCCGAGGACCTCTTCGCCTATCTCGTCGTCGAGCGGCCGCTGCTCCCCGGCACCTGGGTGCGGGACCTCACCGGCTGGGCCGGCGAACGCGGCTGGACCGTCTCCCTCCAGGGCCGGAAGATCTACGCGGTTCCAGGGCCGCTGACCAAGAGCGCGGCCGTCGCGGAAGTCGCCCGGCGCACCGGGGCGTCCGTCGTCCTGGCCGCCGGCGACTCCCTGCTCGACGCCGATCTGCTGCTGGCCGCGGACCGCGGCTGGCGGCCGGGACACGGCGAGCTGGCGGACTCCGGGTGGCACGCCCCGCACGTCACGGCCCTCGACGAGCGGGGCGTCGCCGCGGGCGAGGAGATCACCCGGGCCTTCCTGCGCGCCGCCGCGGACCCGGGCGACGGGCGGACGCCGGCGCCGGGCGCTGCGGCGGTGGGCGGTTGA
- a CDS encoding TerD family protein — protein sequence MTVTLAKGGNVSLSKAAPNLTQIMVGLGWDARSTTGAPFDLDASALLCRSGRVLGDEYFVFYNNLKSPEGSVEHTGDNLTGEGEGDDESLLLDLSQVPEQVDKIVFPVSIHEAEARGQSFGQVSNAFIRVVNQADGSELARYDLSEDAAGETAMIFGEVYRHNGEWKFRAVGQGYASGLRGIALDFGVNVS from the coding sequence ATGACCGTCACACTCGCCAAGGGGGGCAATGTCTCCCTGTCCAAGGCCGCGCCGAATCTCACGCAGATCATGGTCGGCCTCGGCTGGGACGCACGGTCCACGACCGGAGCGCCCTTCGACCTCGACGCCAGCGCGCTGCTGTGCCGGTCGGGCCGGGTGCTGGGGGACGAGTACTTCGTCTTCTACAACAACCTCAAGAGCCCCGAGGGCTCCGTCGAGCACACCGGGGACAACCTCACGGGCGAGGGGGAGGGCGACGACGAGTCGCTCCTGCTGGACCTCTCGCAGGTGCCCGAGCAGGTCGACAAGATCGTTTTTCCGGTCTCGATCCACGAGGCCGAGGCGCGCGGGCAGAGCTTCGGACAGGTCAGCAATGCCTTCATCCGCGTCGTCAATCAGGCCGACGGGAGCGAGCTCGCCCGGTACGACCTCAGTGAGGACGCCGCCGGCGAAACCGCGATGATCTTCGGCGAGGTCTACCGCCACAACGGCGAATGGAAGTTCCGGGCGGTAGGACAGGGGTACGCGTCGGGTCTTCGGGGCATCGCTCTAGACTTCGGGGTCAACGTTTCGTAA
- a CDS encoding DUF475 domain-containing protein — MLLKTFGWSFAITVVGLVVAGVLWGWQGLAIVGILSILEISLSFDNAVINAGILRKMNAFWQKIFLTVGILIAVFGMRLVFPVVIVAITAKLGPIEAVKLAINDKAHYQELVTSAHPAIAAFGGMFLLMIFLDFIFEERDYKWLAWIEKPMAKMGKLDMLSVIIALVVLLVSAMTLATDVAHGGGDKTATVLLAGVAGLITYLVVGGISGYFEDKLDEDDEDEDEEGEATDAAAPVANGAGSALGLAGKAAFFMFLYLEVIDASFSFDGVIGAFAITNDIFMMALGLGIGAMYIRSLTVFLVRKGTLDDYVYLEHGAHYAIGALAVILLITIRYEVSEVITGLIGIVLIGLSFASSVVRNRREGKPGDTSGTKAEVTSGV, encoded by the coding sequence GTGCTCCTGAAAACCTTTGGGTGGTCGTTCGCCATCACGGTGGTCGGCCTCGTCGTCGCCGGCGTGCTCTGGGGGTGGCAGGGGCTCGCGATCGTCGGGATCCTGTCCATCCTGGAGATCTCGCTCTCGTTCGACAACGCGGTCATCAACGCGGGCATCCTGCGCAAGATGAACGCCTTCTGGCAAAAGATCTTCCTCACCGTCGGCATTCTCATCGCGGTATTCGGCATGCGGCTGGTGTTCCCGGTCGTCATTGTCGCGATCACCGCGAAACTGGGGCCGATCGAGGCGGTCAAGCTCGCCATCAACGACAAGGCGCATTACCAGGAACTGGTCACCAGCGCCCACCCGGCCATCGCGGCCTTCGGCGGGATGTTCCTGCTGATGATCTTCCTCGACTTCATCTTCGAGGAGCGCGACTACAAGTGGCTGGCGTGGATCGAGAAGCCCATGGCCAAGATGGGCAAGCTGGACATGCTGTCCGTGATCATCGCGCTGGTCGTCCTGCTGGTGAGCGCGATGACGCTGGCCACCGACGTGGCGCACGGCGGCGGTGACAAGACCGCCACCGTCCTGCTGGCCGGCGTGGCGGGTCTGATCACGTACCTGGTCGTCGGCGGGATCTCCGGCTACTTCGAGGACAAGCTCGACGAGGACGACGAGGACGAGGACGAGGAAGGCGAGGCCACCGACGCGGCGGCTCCCGTGGCGAACGGTGCCGGCTCGGCGCTCGGCCTGGCGGGCAAGGCCGCGTTCTTCATGTTCCTCTACCTGGAGGTCATCGACGCGTCCTTCTCCTTCGACGGTGTCATCGGCGCGTTCGCCATCACCAACGACATCTTCATGATGGCGCTGGGCCTGGGCATCGGTGCGATGTACATCCGCTCGCTGACCGTCTTCCTGGTCCGCAAGGGGACGCTGGACGACTACGTCTATCTGGAGCACGGTGCGCACTACGCGATCGGTGCGCTGGCCGTCATCCTGCTGATCACGATCAGGTACGAGGTCAGCGAGGTCATCACCGGCCTGATCGGTATCGTGCTCATCGGCCTGTCCTTCGCCTCGTCCGTCGTGCGGAACCGGCGTGAGGGCAAGCCGGGCGACACGTCGGGAACGAAGGCGGAAGTCACGTCCGGAGTGTGA
- a CDS encoding TerD family protein: MGVSLSKGGNVSLTKEAPNLTAVVVGLGWDARTTTGTDFDLDASALLTNDQGKVANDQNFVFFNNLKSPDGSVEHTGDNITGEGEGDDEQIKVNLAAVPADVAKIVFPVSIYDAETRQQSFGQVRNAFIRVVNQADNNELARYDLSEDASTETAMVFGELYRNGAEWKFRAIGQGYASGLRGIAQDFGVNV, encoded by the coding sequence GTGGGAGTCAGCCTCAGCAAGGGCGGCAACGTCTCGCTGACGAAGGAAGCCCCCAATCTGACCGCTGTCGTCGTCGGTCTGGGCTGGGACGCGCGCACGACCACCGGTACGGACTTCGACCTGGACGCCAGCGCCCTGCTGACGAACGACCAGGGCAAGGTGGCCAACGACCAGAACTTCGTGTTCTTCAACAACCTGAAGAGCCCGGACGGTTCGGTCGAGCACACCGGCGACAACATCACCGGTGAGGGCGAGGGCGACGACGAGCAGATCAAGGTCAACCTGGCCGCCGTGCCGGCCGATGTCGCCAAGATCGTCTTCCCGGTGTCGATCTACGACGCCGAGACCCGCCAGCAGAGCTTCGGCCAGGTCCGCAACGCCTTCATCCGCGTGGTCAACCAGGCCGACAACAACGAGCTGGCGCGCTACGACCTGAGCGAGGACGCCTCGACCGAGACCGCCATGGTCTTCGGCGAGCTGTACCGCAACGGTGCCGAGTGGAAGTTCCGGGCCATCGGCCAGGGCTACGCCTCGGGTCTGCGCGGCATCGCGCAGGACTTCGGCGTCAACGTCTGA
- a CDS encoding TerD family protein has protein sequence MTHAMLKGSNVPLDATAVRAVLRWTPGAGVPDVDASALLVGPEGRVRSDEDFVFYNQPRHPSGLVRYLPKTQVADSLTDTIEADLATLDPSVDRVVLAASSDGGAFAGVTDLRVLLYDAAETEGEPLAVFDVVAETGDETAMICGELYRRATGWKFRALGQGYESGLVGLATEFGIAVEENGDAVEGADSTDGAPAAAADPAPVPPDSEPTEAMPAPARNEPADSSPTGSAAPTTPPPSAWPEEASGPPSAGHPQGRPTADPEAVTQHVPDAMPEPFSSAPLPPAAAAAPVPPPTNGGYGYPQNVPPPPTQPPAQPGYGYPGPPPAYQPQQPPPTYGYPQQPPYPAPTYGHPVPQQPFVPDPSFVLPPQGPQFQRR, from the coding sequence ATGACGCACGCGATGCTGAAAGGGTCGAACGTACCCCTCGACGCCACCGCCGTCCGGGCCGTCCTGCGCTGGACCCCCGGCGCCGGCGTCCCCGATGTCGATGCTTCGGCCCTGCTGGTGGGTCCCGAGGGCCGCGTGCGCTCCGACGAGGACTTCGTCTTCTACAACCAGCCGCGGCACCCCAGCGGACTGGTGCGGTACCTGCCCAAGACCCAGGTGGCCGACAGCCTCACCGACACCATCGAGGCGGACCTGGCCACGCTGGACCCCTCGGTCGACCGGGTCGTGCTCGCCGCGTCGTCGGACGGCGGCGCCTTCGCGGGCGTAACGGATCTGCGTGTCCTGCTGTACGACGCGGCCGAGACCGAGGGCGAGCCGCTTGCGGTCTTCGACGTAGTGGCGGAGACCGGCGACGAGACGGCCATGATCTGCGGGGAGTTGTACCGCCGCGCCACGGGCTGGAAGTTCCGCGCCCTGGGGCAGGGGTACGAGAGCGGACTGGTCGGCCTGGCGACCGAGTTCGGGATCGCGGTGGAGGAGAACGGCGACGCCGTGGAGGGCGCGGACAGCACGGACGGCGCCCCGGCGGCCGCGGCGGACCCGGCGCCGGTGCCGCCCGACTCGGAGCCCACGGAGGCCATGCCCGCCCCCGCGCGGAACGAACCCGCCGACTCCTCCCCCACCGGCTCCGCCGCGCCGACGACCCCGCCCCCGAGCGCCTGGCCCGAAGAGGCTTCCGGCCCGCCCTCCGCGGGGCATCCGCAGGGCCGGCCGACCGCGGACCCCGAGGCCGTCACCCAGCACGTACCGGACGCGATGCCGGAGCCGTTCTCCTCCGCGCCGCTGCCCCCGGCCGCCGCTGCCGCCCCGGTGCCCCCGCCCACGAACGGCGGCTACGGCTACCCGCAGAACGTTCCGCCGCCGCCCACGCAGCCCCCGGCCCAGCCCGGCTACGGCTACCCCGGGCCGCCGCCCGCCTACCAGCCCCAGCAGCCGCCGCCGACCTACGGCTACCCGCAGCAGCCGCCCTACCCGGCCCCGACGTACGGCCACCCGGTGCCGCAGCAGCCGTTCGTCCCGGACCCGTCGTTCGTGCTGCCGCCCCAGGGGCCGCAGTTCCAGCGCCGGTAG
- a CDS encoding phosphoribosyltransferase — protein MNGTTEETEHVVWTGEWVAGRLGVSLSGGDELPDLLGLALRRNPKRAHLLVSNVLGKHVPQRPDVVHGAGVGLGRRVRRLLGDDAAARAVVLGYAETATGLGHSVADGLALAPYLHSTRRPVDGVAQVGGFEEEHSHATSHLLLPEDRALLAGDGPLVLVDDEFSTGRTVLNTIKALHARFPRERYVVVALVDMRSAADRGRLERFAAELGARVDLVALAAGGVHLPEDVLRRGQELVAAHETTPGEPAAAPAPPPLADHPEAVRVELGWPAGLPDGGRHGFTPAHRARLESALPRMAARLAERLAGARRVLVLGNEELMYAPLRLAEALDALMTAGTDSAARGGGPSAPAAGPGVHFSTTTRSPVLAVDDPGYAIRTRLSFPAHDRPADGPGERYAYNVAAGSDPERRFDAIVAVVDSHGDRPELHAADGLLDRLARHTDRLLLAVVPSHAPRPQATTVPLPEPLRGPAFSSYAADEVGWLLQDLSDVTLEAPTEEREEAIQRGGAHYAESLPVEYQPSEQYQALFHSALESSARRIARAVGTVTETVLAERSPRPVLVSLARAGTPVGVLMRRWARHAHGLDLPHYAVSIVRGRGIDTTALRWLAAHHDPTDVVFVDGWTGKGAITRELARALADFPGFDPRIAVLADPGGCVETYGTRDDFLIPSACLNSTVSGLISRTVLRADLVGPDDFHGAKFYRELSATDVSRTFLDAVAARFDDVAEEVAADVKELAAADRAPTWEGWAAVERISAEYGIHDVNLVKPGVGETTRVLLRRVPWKILARKGAGADLAHVRLLAEQRGVPVEEVDELPYSCVGLIHPRFTRGATGADGKAVAS, from the coding sequence ATGAACGGTACGACGGAGGAGACGGAACACGTGGTGTGGACGGGAGAGTGGGTCGCCGGCCGGCTCGGGGTCTCGCTGAGCGGCGGGGACGAGCTGCCGGACCTGCTGGGGCTCGCGCTGCGGCGCAACCCCAAGCGGGCCCATCTGCTCGTGTCGAACGTGCTGGGCAAGCACGTGCCGCAGCGGCCGGACGTGGTGCACGGCGCCGGCGTCGGGCTGGGACGCCGGGTGCGCCGGCTGCTCGGGGACGACGCCGCCGCCCGCGCCGTCGTCCTGGGCTACGCCGAGACCGCCACCGGCCTGGGCCACTCGGTCGCCGACGGCCTGGCGCTCGCGCCGTATCTGCACTCCACCCGCCGCCCGGTGGACGGCGTGGCGCAGGTGGGAGGGTTCGAGGAGGAGCACAGCCACGCCACCTCGCACCTGCTGCTCCCCGAGGACCGCGCGCTGCTCGCCGGGGACGGGCCGCTGGTCCTCGTCGACGACGAGTTCTCCACCGGCCGGACCGTCCTGAACACCATCAAGGCACTGCATGCGCGTTTCCCGCGCGAGCGGTATGTCGTCGTCGCCCTCGTCGACATGCGCTCCGCGGCGGACCGCGGCCGGCTGGAGCGGTTCGCGGCCGAACTGGGCGCCCGCGTCGACCTCGTGGCGCTGGCCGCGGGCGGCGTACACCTGCCGGAGGACGTCCTGCGCCGCGGCCAGGAACTCGTCGCCGCACACGAAACAACCCCCGGGGAGCCGGCCGCGGCGCCCGCCCCGCCGCCGCTCGCGGACCACCCGGAGGCCGTCCGCGTCGAGCTCGGCTGGCCCGCCGGGCTGCCGGACGGCGGACGGCACGGCTTCACCCCGGCGCACCGCGCGCGCCTGGAGTCCGCGCTGCCGCGGATGGCCGCCCGGCTCGCGGAGCGGCTGGCCGGCGCCCGGCGCGTCCTCGTCCTCGGCAACGAGGAGTTGATGTACGCCCCGCTGCGGCTCGCCGAGGCCCTGGACGCCCTGATGACGGCCGGCACGGACAGCGCGGCGCGCGGCGGCGGGCCGTCCGCCCCGGCCGCGGGGCCGGGCGTGCACTTCTCGACCACCACCCGCTCACCGGTGCTCGCCGTGGACGACCCCGGCTACGCGATACGGACCCGGCTGTCGTTCCCCGCCCACGACCGGCCGGCCGACGGGCCCGGGGAGCGGTACGCCTACAACGTCGCGGCCGGCTCCGACCCCGAACGGCGCTTCGACGCGATCGTCGCCGTCGTCGACTCGCACGGGGACCGCCCCGAACTGCACGCCGCCGACGGCCTGCTGGACCGCCTCGCCCGCCACACCGACCGGCTGCTGCTCGCCGTCGTCCCCTCCCACGCCCCGCGACCCCAGGCCACCACCGTGCCCCTCCCCGAGCCGCTGCGCGGCCCCGCCTTCTCCTCCTACGCCGCCGACGAGGTCGGCTGGCTGCTGCAGGACCTGTCCGACGTCACCCTGGAGGCGCCCACCGAGGAACGCGAGGAGGCGATCCAGCGGGGCGGCGCCCACTACGCCGAGTCGCTGCCGGTCGAATACCAGCCGAGCGAGCAGTACCAGGCGCTGTTCCACAGTGCGCTGGAGTCCTCCGCGCGCCGCATCGCGCGGGCCGTCGGCACCGTCACCGAGACCGTGCTCGCCGAGCGCAGCCCCCGCCCCGTACTGGTCTCCCTGGCCCGGGCCGGCACCCCCGTAGGGGTACTGATGCGCCGCTGGGCCCGGCACGCCCACGGCCTGGACCTGCCGCACTACGCGGTCTCGATCGTCCGCGGGCGCGGCATCGACACCACCGCGCTGCGCTGGCTCGCCGCCCACCACGACCCGACGGACGTCGTCTTCGTGGACGGCTGGACCGGCAAGGGCGCCATCACCCGCGAACTCGCCCGGGCGCTGGCGGACTTCCCGGGCTTCGACCCGCGGATCGCCGTGCTCGCCGACCCCGGCGGCTGCGTCGAGACCTACGGCACCCGCGACGACTTCCTCATCCCGTCCGCCTGCCTCAACTCCACCGTCTCCGGCCTCATATCGCGCACCGTGCTGCGCGCCGACCTGGTGGGCCCGGACGACTTCCACGGCGCCAAGTTCTACCGCGAGCTGTCCGCGACCGACGTGTCCCGCACGTTCCTGGACGCGGTCGCCGCACGGTTCGACGACGTCGCCGAGGAGGTCGCCGCGGACGTGAAGGAACTCGCCGCCGCCGACCGGGCCCCCACCTGGGAGGGCTGGGCCGCCGTCGAACGGATCAGCGCGGAGTACGGCATCCACGACGTGAACCTCGTCAAGCCGGGCGTCGGCGAGACCACCCGCGTCCTGCTGCGCCGCGTGCCCTGGAAGATCCTCGCCCGGAAGGGCGCCGGGGCCGACCTCGCCCATGTGCGCCTGCTGGCCGAGCAACGGGGCGTGCCCGTCGAAGAGGTCGACGAACTCCCGTACAGCTGCGTCGGGTTGATTCACCCCCGCTTCACCCGCGGGGCGACGGGAGCCGACGGCAAGGCGGTGGCCTCCTGA